From the genome of Bicyclus anynana chromosome 20, ilBicAnyn1.1, whole genome shotgun sequence, one region includes:
- the LOC112058017 gene encoding uncharacterized protein LOC112058017 — MTFKVLCLLLLLAAVAYGRPYYHGEDRDQQGGHRDSDSGFGKGQGGLNSQGGFGDGSGFGRERQGFGQGFGTDKGFGQGGQGGFGQGGQGSFGQGSQGSFGQGGQSGHSGHGGSEGHRHRGGYQEHGY, encoded by the exons ATGACTTTCAAA GTACTTTGCCTTTTACTGTTGCTAGCGGCCGTGGCTTATG GCCGTCCATACTACCACGGTGAAGATCGGGATCAACAAGGAG GACATCGTGATTCTGACTCCGGCTTTGGAAAGGGGCAAGGCGGGCTTAATAGTCAAG gTGGATTTGGTGATGGATCCGGCTTTGGTAGAGAGCGACAAGGATTTGGACAAG GATTCGGTACTGACAAAGGGTTTGGCCAAGGTGGTCAAGGCGGCTTCGGCCAAGGTGGTCAAGGTAGCTTCGGCCAAGGTAGTCAAGGTAGCTTCGGCCAAGGTGGTCAGAGTGGCCACAGCGGCCATGGAGGATCTGAGGGACATCGCCACCGAGGAGGATATCAGGAACACggatattaa